Proteins co-encoded in one Nicotiana sylvestris chromosome 7, ASM39365v2, whole genome shotgun sequence genomic window:
- the LOC104227001 gene encoding protein phosphatase 2C 50-like isoform X2 translates to MEEMLPTLAVSYKQGKLIYDESVLPTRMDFTGYELVPNTKCKLPSVSVANQNTRVTRDKANLMTVADCHEIRKGNNFSTTVIANGNCLITTDANNDRSRDNSLISPTDELLGNMTCSSSLVDERGGTAGDEDKKVGVSQNLRKSYSCDLANELVNESELVSDLVSTGMNGVVVGAEDYKRKLPPSPLESSNEMKISRPNVFGFDSVPLWGLTTIQGKRPEMEDAAVALPRFLRIPSQMLMDPPASHALNQTLTAHLFGVYDGHGGSQVANYCRERIHMALAQEIDIAKEDSHNNESVNWKEQWSKAFLNCFCRVDDEVGGFGCETDGTEPDLAPIAPEAVGSTAVVAVVSPTHIIVANCGDSRAVLCRGKLPMPLSIDHKPNREDECSRIEALGGKVINWDGHRVSGVLAVSRSIGDRYLRPYVIPDPEMMFVPRVKDDDCLILASDGLWDVLTNEEACEVARRRILLWHKKNGGTLTNERGENIDPAAQDAAEYLTRLALQKGSRDNISVIVVDLKAQRKFKKKT, encoded by the exons ATGGAAGAGATGTTACCAACACTTGCTGTATCATATAAACAGGGAAAATTGATATATGATGAGTCGGTACTACCTACTCGAATGGACTTCACCGGATATGAGCTGGTACCAAACACAAAGTGCAAGCTTCCTTCGGTGTCCGTTGCTAATCAGAATACTAGGGTGACACGGGACAAAGCTAACCTTATGACAGTTGCCGATTGCCATGAAATCAGGAAAGGGAACAATTTTTCGACGACAGTGATAGCGAATGGAAATTGTTTGATAACTACTGATGCAAATAATGACAGATCTAGGGACAATAGTTTGATTTCACCAACTGATGAGCTATTAGGAAATATGACTTGTTCTAGTTCTCTAGTGGATGAGCGTGGCGGCACGGCTGGAGATGAAGACAAGAAGGTTGGTGTATCCCAGAATCTGAGGAAGTCTTATTCATGTGATTTGGCTAATGAGTTGGTTAATGAGTCAGAACTTGTAAGTGATCTTGTTTCCACCGGAATGAATGGTGTGGTTGTGGGTGCTGAAGATTATAAAAGAAAATTACCACCATCCCCCCTTGAGAGTTCAAATGAGATGAAGATAAGTAGGCCAAATGTCTTTGGTTTTGATTCTGTGCCGCTTTGGGGGCTCACCACGATACAAGGAAAGAGGCCGGAGATGGAAGATGCAGCAGTAGCTTTACCAAGGTTTCTGAGAATCCCATCTCAAATGTTGATGGATCCGCCAGCTTCTCATGCCCTGAATCAAACACTAACGGCCCATTTATTTGGGGTTTACGATGGACATGGAGGCTCTCAG GTTGCTAATTATTGCCGTGAGCGTATCCATATGGCTTTAGCACAGGAGATAGATATTGCGAAAGAGGATTCACATAATAATGAAAGTGTTAACTGGAAGGAGCAATGGTCGAAGGCTTTCTTGAATTGTTTCTGTAGAGTTGATGATGAGGTAGGAGGGTTTGGTTGTGAAACAGACGGTACTGAGCCTGACCTTGCACCTATTGCTCCCGAAGCAGTTGGATCTACAGCTGTAGTTGCTGTTGTTAGTCCAACCCATATTATAGTTGCAAATTGTGGTGATTCAAGGGCAGTCCTTTGTCGGGGGAAATTACCCATGCCGTTGTCCATTGATCATAAA CCAAATAGAGAAGATGAGTGTTCGCGAATAGAAGCACTGGGAGGGAAGGTCATTAATTGGGATGGACATCGCGTTTCTGGTGTTCTTGCAGTTTCAAGATCAATTG GTGATAGATATTTAAGGCCTTATGTGATTCCAGATCCAGAAATGATGTTTGTACCCCGTGTAAAAGACGACGACTGTCTTATTTTAGCAAGTGATGGTCTTTGGGATGTCTTGACAAATGAAGAAGCTTGTGAGGTGGCAAGGAGACGAATTCTTCTCTGGCACAAAAAGAATGGTGGTACTTTGACTAACGAAAGGGGTGAAAACATCGATCCTGCTGCTCAGGATGCTGCAGAGTACTTAACACGACTTGCTCTCCAAAAGGGAAGCAGAGACAATATATCTGTGATTGTGGTCGACTTGAAGGCGCAGAGGAAATTCAAGAAGAAAACGTAG
- the LOC104227001 gene encoding protein phosphatase 2C 50-like isoform X3 yields MDFTGYELVPNTKCKLPSVSVANQNTRVTRDKANLMTVADCHEIRKGNNFSTTVIANGNCLITTDANNDRSRDNSLISPTDELLGNMTCSSSLVDERGGTAGDEDKKVGVSQNLRKSYSCDLANELVNESELVSDLVSTGMNGVVVGAEDYKRKLPPSPLESSNEMKISRPNVFGFDSVPLWGLTTIQGKRPEMEDAAVALPRFLRIPSQMLMDPPASHALNQTLTAHLFGVYDGHGGSQQVANYCRERIHMALAQEIDIAKEDSHNNESVNWKEQWSKAFLNCFCRVDDEVGGFGCETDGTEPDLAPIAPEAVGSTAVVAVVSPTHIIVANCGDSRAVLCRGKLPMPLSIDHKPNREDECSRIEALGGKVINWDGHRVSGVLAVSRSIGDRYLRPYVIPDPEMMFVPRVKDDDCLILASDGLWDVLTNEEACEVARRRILLWHKKNGGTLTNERGENIDPAAQDAAEYLTRLALQKGSRDNISVIVVDLKAQRKFKKKT; encoded by the exons ATGGACTTCACCGGATATGAGCTGGTACCAAACACAAAGTGCAAGCTTCCTTCGGTGTCCGTTGCTAATCAGAATACTAGGGTGACACGGGACAAAGCTAACCTTATGACAGTTGCCGATTGCCATGAAATCAGGAAAGGGAACAATTTTTCGACGACAGTGATAGCGAATGGAAATTGTTTGATAACTACTGATGCAAATAATGACAGATCTAGGGACAATAGTTTGATTTCACCAACTGATGAGCTATTAGGAAATATGACTTGTTCTAGTTCTCTAGTGGATGAGCGTGGCGGCACGGCTGGAGATGAAGACAAGAAGGTTGGTGTATCCCAGAATCTGAGGAAGTCTTATTCATGTGATTTGGCTAATGAGTTGGTTAATGAGTCAGAACTTGTAAGTGATCTTGTTTCCACCGGAATGAATGGTGTGGTTGTGGGTGCTGAAGATTATAAAAGAAAATTACCACCATCCCCCCTTGAGAGTTCAAATGAGATGAAGATAAGTAGGCCAAATGTCTTTGGTTTTGATTCTGTGCCGCTTTGGGGGCTCACCACGATACAAGGAAAGAGGCCGGAGATGGAAGATGCAGCAGTAGCTTTACCAAGGTTTCTGAGAATCCCATCTCAAATGTTGATGGATCCGCCAGCTTCTCATGCCCTGAATCAAACACTAACGGCCCATTTATTTGGGGTTTACGATGGACATGGAGGCTCTCAG CAGGTTGCTAATTATTGCCGTGAGCGTATCCATATGGCTTTAGCACAGGAGATAGATATTGCGAAAGAGGATTCACATAATAATGAAAGTGTTAACTGGAAGGAGCAATGGTCGAAGGCTTTCTTGAATTGTTTCTGTAGAGTTGATGATGAGGTAGGAGGGTTTGGTTGTGAAACAGACGGTACTGAGCCTGACCTTGCACCTATTGCTCCCGAAGCAGTTGGATCTACAGCTGTAGTTGCTGTTGTTAGTCCAACCCATATTATAGTTGCAAATTGTGGTGATTCAAGGGCAGTCCTTTGTCGGGGGAAATTACCCATGCCGTTGTCCATTGATCATAAA CCAAATAGAGAAGATGAGTGTTCGCGAATAGAAGCACTGGGAGGGAAGGTCATTAATTGGGATGGACATCGCGTTTCTGGTGTTCTTGCAGTTTCAAGATCAATTG GTGATAGATATTTAAGGCCTTATGTGATTCCAGATCCAGAAATGATGTTTGTACCCCGTGTAAAAGACGACGACTGTCTTATTTTAGCAAGTGATGGTCTTTGGGATGTCTTGACAAATGAAGAAGCTTGTGAGGTGGCAAGGAGACGAATTCTTCTCTGGCACAAAAAGAATGGTGGTACTTTGACTAACGAAAGGGGTGAAAACATCGATCCTGCTGCTCAGGATGCTGCAGAGTACTTAACACGACTTGCTCTCCAAAAGGGAAGCAGAGACAATATATCTGTGATTGTGGTCGACTTGAAGGCGCAGAGGAAATTCAAGAAGAAAACGTAG
- the LOC104227001 gene encoding protein phosphatase 2C 50-like isoform X1, translated as MEEMLPTLAVSYKQGKLIYDESVLPTRMDFTGYELVPNTKCKLPSVSVANQNTRVTRDKANLMTVADCHEIRKGNNFSTTVIANGNCLITTDANNDRSRDNSLISPTDELLGNMTCSSSLVDERGGTAGDEDKKVGVSQNLRKSYSCDLANELVNESELVSDLVSTGMNGVVVGAEDYKRKLPPSPLESSNEMKISRPNVFGFDSVPLWGLTTIQGKRPEMEDAAVALPRFLRIPSQMLMDPPASHALNQTLTAHLFGVYDGHGGSQQVANYCRERIHMALAQEIDIAKEDSHNNESVNWKEQWSKAFLNCFCRVDDEVGGFGCETDGTEPDLAPIAPEAVGSTAVVAVVSPTHIIVANCGDSRAVLCRGKLPMPLSIDHKPNREDECSRIEALGGKVINWDGHRVSGVLAVSRSIGDRYLRPYVIPDPEMMFVPRVKDDDCLILASDGLWDVLTNEEACEVARRRILLWHKKNGGTLTNERGENIDPAAQDAAEYLTRLALQKGSRDNISVIVVDLKAQRKFKKKT; from the exons ATGGAAGAGATGTTACCAACACTTGCTGTATCATATAAACAGGGAAAATTGATATATGATGAGTCGGTACTACCTACTCGAATGGACTTCACCGGATATGAGCTGGTACCAAACACAAAGTGCAAGCTTCCTTCGGTGTCCGTTGCTAATCAGAATACTAGGGTGACACGGGACAAAGCTAACCTTATGACAGTTGCCGATTGCCATGAAATCAGGAAAGGGAACAATTTTTCGACGACAGTGATAGCGAATGGAAATTGTTTGATAACTACTGATGCAAATAATGACAGATCTAGGGACAATAGTTTGATTTCACCAACTGATGAGCTATTAGGAAATATGACTTGTTCTAGTTCTCTAGTGGATGAGCGTGGCGGCACGGCTGGAGATGAAGACAAGAAGGTTGGTGTATCCCAGAATCTGAGGAAGTCTTATTCATGTGATTTGGCTAATGAGTTGGTTAATGAGTCAGAACTTGTAAGTGATCTTGTTTCCACCGGAATGAATGGTGTGGTTGTGGGTGCTGAAGATTATAAAAGAAAATTACCACCATCCCCCCTTGAGAGTTCAAATGAGATGAAGATAAGTAGGCCAAATGTCTTTGGTTTTGATTCTGTGCCGCTTTGGGGGCTCACCACGATACAAGGAAAGAGGCCGGAGATGGAAGATGCAGCAGTAGCTTTACCAAGGTTTCTGAGAATCCCATCTCAAATGTTGATGGATCCGCCAGCTTCTCATGCCCTGAATCAAACACTAACGGCCCATTTATTTGGGGTTTACGATGGACATGGAGGCTCTCAG CAGGTTGCTAATTATTGCCGTGAGCGTATCCATATGGCTTTAGCACAGGAGATAGATATTGCGAAAGAGGATTCACATAATAATGAAAGTGTTAACTGGAAGGAGCAATGGTCGAAGGCTTTCTTGAATTGTTTCTGTAGAGTTGATGATGAGGTAGGAGGGTTTGGTTGTGAAACAGACGGTACTGAGCCTGACCTTGCACCTATTGCTCCCGAAGCAGTTGGATCTACAGCTGTAGTTGCTGTTGTTAGTCCAACCCATATTATAGTTGCAAATTGTGGTGATTCAAGGGCAGTCCTTTGTCGGGGGAAATTACCCATGCCGTTGTCCATTGATCATAAA CCAAATAGAGAAGATGAGTGTTCGCGAATAGAAGCACTGGGAGGGAAGGTCATTAATTGGGATGGACATCGCGTTTCTGGTGTTCTTGCAGTTTCAAGATCAATTG GTGATAGATATTTAAGGCCTTATGTGATTCCAGATCCAGAAATGATGTTTGTACCCCGTGTAAAAGACGACGACTGTCTTATTTTAGCAAGTGATGGTCTTTGGGATGTCTTGACAAATGAAGAAGCTTGTGAGGTGGCAAGGAGACGAATTCTTCTCTGGCACAAAAAGAATGGTGGTACTTTGACTAACGAAAGGGGTGAAAACATCGATCCTGCTGCTCAGGATGCTGCAGAGTACTTAACACGACTTGCTCTCCAAAAGGGAAGCAGAGACAATATATCTGTGATTGTGGTCGACTTGAAGGCGCAGAGGAAATTCAAGAAGAAAACGTAG